The following proteins are co-located in the Micromonospora coriariae genome:
- a CDS encoding DUF6401 family natural product biosynthesis protein, whose translation MRVPFNRVASRTAVDSARSTLAALTVSVGTAGLAAAAARPGLLALVDQHAAAVRDSLDGDRRPLTVAALAGYAEGVRAAAVEHGWVPPSGPVDWSEPEWPLTRLVAVCALARALDRT comes from the coding sequence ATGCGTGTGCCGTTCAACCGGGTCGCCTCCCGTACCGCCGTCGACTCGGCGCGGTCCACCCTTGCCGCTCTCACCGTCTCCGTGGGCACCGCCGGGCTGGCTGCCGCCGCCGCGCGCCCCGGGCTGCTGGCGCTTGTCGACCAGCACGCCGCCGCCGTGCGCGACAGCCTCGACGGCGACCGTCGTCCGCTGACCGTCGCGGCGCTCGCCGGCTACGCGGAGGGCGTCCGGGCCGCCGCCGTCGAGCACGGGTGGGTGCCGCCGAGCGGCCCGGTCGACTGGAGCGAGCCGGAGTGGCCGCTCACCCGGCTGGTCGCGGTCTGCGCCCTGGCTCGCGCGCTGGACCGAACCTGA
- a CDS encoding ATP-binding SpoIIE family protein phosphatase has protein sequence MPGTVGRVPTPATPVPGASTGSGAAAVLGHDWAGTPLGPPERWDPAIRAVVDLILASPMPMALAYGDDLVLLYNDGYAELLGSKHPMALGRPSAEVYAEIWALPGVGEVIERAYRQGVPFLEKESILPMVRGRSGVAEQAVFTRSYSPVRDSTGQIVGMLTVAAETTHVTEQLQSLSEVAAALAGTLTLDDVARVALRYAITTFDADQVAFAVDEGGGGWRMVRRVRGELMDEADERLPPLWRRVPADWSAPLVDAARSGGPSFTRDGQPLRETAVDRHDQKIRSLAALPLGTSVVRGGLSVGYQVPHTWSAAERALLAASAELIGQAAERARRFETQHGTAQLLQRSMLPANLPDLPRLRIAARYDPGVDGNAAGGDFYDAFLLPTGGLGVVLGDVAGHDVQAAARMGQVRAALRALALADPAPDAVLAGLDRLVTSLGAEAGTHELFVTVVFGVVDADRREFTLASAGHPAPLIRRCTPDGRSHAEYLEVPVGPPLGLGGRPATTTVAFRPGDTLLLFSDGVVERRRQSLTVGLDALGDAVAKAAGSDPRALCAVATAAVPGGTEDDVAVLAVEHALKPSRSASMEVPAEPTAPSRVRHWMTGQLAEWQVPEAVIGAAVLCTSELTTNALLHAGTAARVEIDLSPERLLVSVADSGTRGTVTRARTDTLSSRGRGLGLIEQLSDAWGTDPTIRGSTVWFEILIPPTEGH, from the coding sequence ATGCCAGGAACGGTCGGGCGGGTCCCCACGCCAGCAACTCCGGTGCCGGGCGCATCCACCGGGTCGGGCGCCGCCGCCGTACTCGGCCATGACTGGGCCGGCACCCCGCTCGGCCCGCCCGAGCGGTGGGACCCGGCGATCCGGGCCGTGGTCGATCTGATCCTCGCTTCCCCGATGCCGATGGCGCTGGCGTACGGCGACGACCTCGTCCTGCTCTACAACGACGGCTACGCCGAACTGCTGGGCAGCAAGCACCCCATGGCCCTCGGCCGGCCGTCCGCCGAGGTGTACGCCGAGATCTGGGCGCTGCCCGGTGTCGGCGAGGTGATCGAGCGCGCCTACCGGCAGGGCGTACCGTTCCTGGAGAAGGAGAGCATCCTCCCGATGGTCCGCGGCCGCTCCGGCGTCGCCGAGCAGGCCGTCTTCACCCGGAGCTACTCCCCGGTCCGCGACAGCACGGGACAGATCGTCGGGATGCTGACGGTCGCCGCCGAAACCACCCACGTCACCGAGCAGCTGCAGAGCCTCAGCGAGGTCGCCGCCGCGCTCGCCGGCACCCTCACCCTCGACGACGTGGCCCGGGTGGCCCTGCGGTACGCGATCACCACGTTCGACGCCGACCAGGTCGCGTTCGCGGTCGACGAGGGCGGCGGCGGATGGCGGATGGTGCGCCGGGTGCGCGGTGAGTTGATGGACGAGGCCGACGAGCGCCTGCCACCGCTCTGGCGGCGCGTCCCGGCGGACTGGTCGGCCCCGCTGGTGGACGCGGCCCGCTCCGGCGGGCCGTCGTTCACCCGGGACGGGCAGCCGCTGCGGGAGACAGCGGTGGACCGTCACGACCAGAAGATCCGCTCGCTGGCCGCGTTGCCGCTGGGCACCTCGGTGGTCCGCGGCGGGCTGTCGGTCGGCTACCAGGTGCCGCACACCTGGTCGGCCGCCGAGCGGGCGCTGCTGGCCGCGTCGGCCGAGTTGATCGGCCAGGCGGCGGAGCGGGCCCGCCGGTTCGAAACTCAGCACGGCACCGCCCAGTTGCTGCAACGCAGCATGCTGCCGGCGAACCTGCCCGACCTGCCCCGGCTGCGGATCGCGGCTCGCTACGACCCGGGCGTGGACGGCAACGCGGCCGGCGGGGACTTCTACGACGCGTTCCTGCTGCCCACCGGCGGGCTCGGCGTCGTGCTGGGCGACGTCGCGGGGCACGACGTACAGGCCGCCGCACGGATGGGACAGGTCCGTGCGGCGCTGCGCGCGCTGGCCCTGGCCGACCCGGCCCCGGACGCGGTGCTGGCCGGGCTGGACCGGCTGGTGACCAGCCTGGGTGCGGAGGCCGGCACGCACGAACTGTTCGTCACCGTGGTGTTCGGGGTGGTCGACGCCGATCGGCGCGAGTTCACCCTGGCCAGCGCCGGGCACCCGGCGCCGTTGATCCGCCGCTGCACCCCGGACGGTCGCTCACACGCGGAGTACCTGGAGGTGCCGGTCGGCCCGCCGCTCGGGCTCGGCGGCCGGCCGGCCACCACCACCGTCGCGTTCCGCCCCGGCGACACCCTGCTGCTGTTCAGCGACGGCGTGGTGGAGCGCCGCAGGCAGAGCCTCACCGTCGGGCTGGACGCGCTCGGCGACGCGGTCGCGAAGGCCGCCGGCAGCGACCCTCGTGCGCTCTGCGCGGTGGCCACCGCCGCGGTGCCGGGTGGCACCGAGGACGACGTGGCAGTGCTGGCGGTTGAGCACGCGCTCAAGCCGAGCCGGTCGGCGAGCATGGAGGTGCCGGCGGAGCCGACCGCCCCCAGCCGCGTCCGGCACTGGATGACCGGTCAGCTCGCCGAGTGGCAGGTTCCCGAGGCGGTGATCGGCGCGGCGGTGCTGTGCACCAGCGAACTGACCACCAACGCGCTGCTGCACGCCGGCACCGCCGCCCGGGTGGAGATCGACCTCAGCCCCGAGCGGCTTCTGGTCTCGGTCGCCGACTCGGGCACCCGGGGGACCGTGACCCGGGCCCGCACCGACACGTTGAGCAGTCGCGGGCGAGGGCTCGGCCTGATCGAGCAGCTCAGCGACGCCTGGGGCACCGACCCGACGATCCGCGGCTCCACGGTCTGGTTCGAGATCCTCATCCCGCCGACCGAAGGTCACTGA
- a CDS encoding mechanosensitive ion channel family protein — MLKTLAVGQADIGDAIADTWRSVLLFIPKAVAFIVILVVGWLIARAVLKIVDTVLERVRFDEAVERGGIKRALERTKYDASDILARLAYYAVLLFTLQFAFGVWGPNAISDLISGVVAWLPRAFVAIVIVVVAAAIANAVRDLVTGALGGLSYGKVLADLTAIFIIALGVIAALNQVGIATTVTTPVLIAVLATVAGILIIGVGGGLVRPMQNRWEGWLNRAAEEARAVQENRRATTAGRGDMERQMADRAGDRTQAMPQVEEQATQYRP; from the coding sequence ATGCTGAAAACCCTCGCGGTCGGGCAGGCCGACATCGGTGATGCCATCGCCGACACCTGGAGGTCGGTGCTGCTCTTCATTCCGAAGGCCGTGGCCTTCATCGTGATCCTCGTGGTCGGCTGGCTCATCGCCAGAGCGGTCCTGAAGATCGTGGACACGGTGCTGGAACGGGTGCGCTTCGACGAGGCGGTCGAACGCGGCGGCATCAAGCGGGCACTGGAGAGAACGAAGTACGACGCGAGCGACATCCTGGCCAGACTGGCGTACTACGCGGTACTGCTGTTCACGCTGCAGTTCGCGTTCGGAGTCTGGGGACCCAACGCGATCAGTGACCTGATCAGCGGCGTGGTGGCCTGGCTGCCGCGCGCCTTCGTGGCGATCGTCATCGTGGTGGTGGCGGCCGCGATCGCGAACGCCGTCCGGGATCTGGTCACCGGGGCGCTGGGCGGGCTCTCGTACGGCAAGGTCCTGGCCGACCTGACGGCGATCTTCATCATCGCGCTCGGCGTGATCGCCGCCCTGAACCAGGTGGGTATCGCCACCACGGTGACCACGCCGGTGCTGATCGCGGTGCTCGCCACGGTCGCCGGCATCCTGATCATCGGTGTCGGTGGTGGCCTGGTGCGGCCCATGCAGAACCGGTGGGAGGGTTGGCTGAACCGGGCGGCCGAGGAAGCTCGGGCGGTGCAGGAGAACCGGCGGGCGACCACGGCCGGTCGCGGCGACATGGAGCGGCAGATGGCCGACCGTGCGGGCGACCGCACCCAGGCCATGCCGCAGGTCGAGGAGCAGGCGACGCAGTACCGCCCGTAG
- a CDS encoding HAD family hydrolase, giving the protein MRTDRPAGVLFDVDGTLVDTTYLHTVSWWEALRQSDQPVPMATVHRSIGMGSDKLLDHLLGPERDRDADAKLRDAHDTLYAEYWERLTPLPGAADLLRACAERGLRVVLATSASEQEVGALRHALNADDVIDTVTSSADAKQSKPAPDILVAALEQSGLAAERVVFVGDSVWDVAAAGKLDIPCVGLTCGGTSRGELAGAGAVAVYDDPAALLATLDDSPVTRPR; this is encoded by the coding sequence ATGCGCACCGACCGACCCGCCGGGGTCCTCTTCGACGTCGATGGCACCCTCGTCGACACCACCTATTTACACACCGTGAGCTGGTGGGAGGCGCTGCGCCAGTCCGACCAGCCGGTGCCGATGGCGACCGTGCACCGGTCGATCGGGATGGGCTCGGACAAGCTCCTGGACCATCTGCTCGGTCCGGAGCGGGACCGCGACGCCGACGCGAAGCTGCGTGACGCGCACGACACCCTCTACGCCGAGTACTGGGAACGGCTGACGCCGCTGCCCGGGGCGGCGGACCTGCTGCGGGCCTGCGCCGAGCGGGGGCTGCGGGTCGTGCTCGCCACCTCCGCCTCCGAACAGGAGGTCGGCGCGTTGCGCCACGCGCTGAACGCCGACGACGTGATCGACACGGTCACCTCGTCGGCGGACGCCAAGCAGAGCAAGCCGGCCCCGGACATCCTGGTCGCCGCGCTGGAGCAGTCCGGGTTGGCCGCCGAGCGGGTGGTCTTCGTCGGCGACTCCGTCTGGGACGTCGCGGCCGCCGGCAAGCTGGACATCCCGTGCGTCGGGCTGACCTGCGGCGGCACCAGCCGGGGCGAGCTGGCCGGCGCCGGCGCGGTGGCGGTGTACGACGATCCGGCCGCACTGCTGGCCACGTTGGACGATTCGCCGGTCACCCGCCCGCGCTGA